The Bacteroides ovatus genomic interval CAACAGCAGCTACAGAGAAAGCAGTTTGTAGCTGTAGGAGAGGCGGGGCTGGATAAATTGGCAAAAGCTCCGATGGAGCTTCAGTTAGCGGTGTTTAAGGAACAGGTAAAGTTGTCGGAAAAGCTCGGTTTGCCGTTGATTATTCACTGCGTGAAAGCAATGGAAGAACTGCTGGGTGTGAAAAAAGAATCTCGCCCCCAACAACCTTGGATATGGCATGGCTTTCGTGGAAAACCGGAGCAGGCGGTACAGTTGTTGAAGAAAGGGTTTTATCTTTCTTTTGGGGAATATTATCCCGATGAAACGATGCAGATAGTCCCCGATGAACGCCTATTTTTGGAAACGGATGACAGCTTGCTTGATATTGAAGATATCCTGTGTCAGGCAGCCAGGGTGCGTGGGGTAGAAGTGGAAGCGTTGTGTGAGGTGATTCGCCGGAATATCCAAAATGTCTTTTTTAAGGCGTAAGAGTTGTATCTTCCGAGAAAGAGTCGTACTTTTGTCGCACATGGAATTGAAATACAATAAAAACCAAATAATTAAAGAGTAATACGATGAATTTTGTAGAAGAATTGAGATGGCGTGGCATGTTGCAGGACATCATGCCGGGAACAGAAGAGTTGTTAAGCAAAGAGCAGGTGACTGCCTACTTGGGTATCGACCCGACTGCCGATTCGCTACACATTGGTCACCTTTGTGGAGTGATGATCCTTCGTCATTTCCAACGCTGCGGTCATAAGCCGTTGGCACTGATCGGTGGCGCTACAGGTATGATTGGTGACCCTTCCGGTAAATCGGCAGAACGTAACCTGCTGGACGAAGAAACATTGCGTCACAATCAGGCATGTATCAAGAATCAGCTTGCCAAGTTCCTCGACTTCGAGTCGGATGTACCTAACCGTGCCGAGCTGGTGAACAATTACGACTGGATGAAAGACTTCACTTTCCTCGATTTTGTTCGCGAAGTAGGTAAGCACATCACTGTAAACTATATGATGGCGAAAGACTCTGTGAAACGTCGTCTGAATGGTGAAGCACGTGATGGATTGTCATTTACTGAGTTCACTTACCAATTGCTTCAAGGATATGATTTTCTTCATTTGTATGAAACAAAGGGGTGTAAGCTCCAAATGGGTGGTTCTGACCAGTGGGGAAACATCACTACCGGTGCCGAATTGATCCGCCGTACCAATGGGGGAGAGGTGTTCGCATTGACTTGCCCGCTGATTACAAAGGCTGATGGTGGTAAGTTTGGTAAAACAGAATCCGGAAATATCTGGCTGGACCCTCGCTATACTTCACCATACAAGTTCTATCAGTTCTGGTTGAACGTAAGCGACTCCGATGCCGAACGTTATATTAAAATCTTCACCTCCATCGAGAAAGAAGAAATTGAAGCATTGATTGCCGAACATCAGAAAGCTCCGCATTTGCGTCTTCTCCAGAAACGTCTGGCTAAGGAAGTGACTGTGATGGTTCATTCTGAAGATGATTATAACGCAGCAGTAGACGCATCGAACATTTTATTCGGTAATGCGACTTCGGAAGCTTTGCGCAAACTGGATGAAGATACGCTGCTTGCTGTATTCGAAGGAGTGCCTCAATTTGAGATTTCCCGTGATGTATTGGCAGAAGGAGTAAAGGCTGTTGATCTATTCGTTGATAATGCGGCCGTATTTGCGTCGAAAGGTGAAATGCGTAAATTGGTTCAGGGCGGTGGCGTTTCGCTGAATAAGGAGAAGCTGGCAGCCTTTGATCAGGTAGTTACGACTGCTGACCTGCTCGACGAGAAATATCTGCTTGTTCAGCGCGGCAAAAAGAACTATTATCTGCTGATTGCAAAGTAATAATGCATGATTCATTCGATAGAATATAAAAAAGTGAACGAAATATTTGGAGGTTTGCTTGCAAACCTCTATCTTTGCACCGCTTTTTAAGAGAAAGCACATAAGTTTGGACTATGGTGTAATGGTAGCACAACAGGTTTTGGTTCTGTTTGTCCAAGTTCGAATCTTGGTAGTCCAACGAAGAAAAGCCCTGAAAGAGATATCTTTCGGGGCTTTTTCTTTTTTTGTGGATGCAAAGTCACTTCTTAAGTCATTAGAACGTTCACATACGGAACAACAACATGATGATTTCTATAGTTTGGTTGCAAAAGCGGAGGAAGATGCCTTGAAGAAGTATCTCTCTATTAGGATGTAAGAAATTTGTTATAGCTTATTTGTACGTAATATTGACTGTTTCGATGTTTGCCCTACTCATCTTTGAATAGACTTCTATATTGTTAGCAACAATATATTTACATTTCTATAATAAATCCAAATACCGTTTTTAATAAATAGTGAGAGAGTTTATTAAGAACGGTATCTGAGTTTATTAGAAACTATTTTCAGAGAATTATTGGAATATGTGGGATTTATATATACAAAATGAGGTTGTGTCAAAACGCTGACACAGCCTTTTTTTATGCGCAAAGCCCAGACTTTCTCAAGCCCGGGCTTTGTTATTACCCAAAGTTTTCGTATCTTTAGGTATAAAGTTTTTCGTTATGGCAAAGTTACATTTTCGTCCTTACATTCCCAACCAAACCGTTCTTTTTCCACAAAGAATTGATGAAAACATAGCTGCGACCGACCCGGTCCGCATCGTGAATGCTGTTATTGACAATCTCAATCTTGAGAGTTTCAAGAAGCTTTATAAGGAAACGGGCCGTTGTCCTTATCATCCTAAAATGATGCTTAAGGTGATAATCTACGCCTACATGAATAATATCTATTCTTGCCGTAAAATAGAGAAGCACCTCCTTCGTGACATTCATTATATTTGGCTTGCCGGTAATGAGCATCCGGATTTTATCACGATCAACCGTTTTCGTAACCGTGTAAAGGAGGAAATAAATAATGTATTTACCCAGTTGGTTCTTGTCCTTGCCGATAAAGGTTTCATCAGCCTTGATGTGGAGTATATCGACGGCACCAAGATTGAATCCAAAGCCAACAAATATACTTTTGTCTGGCGCAAGACAGTCGAACGGAACCGTACGAGACTAATGGATAAAATCCGTATTCTCTTGGAACAGGTGGATGAAGCCATTGCACAGGAGAACTCTATAAAAGACACATCCGTGGAGTTTACTCCCTGCAGGCTCTCTGACATAGTGGATGAACTTAAAGAAGCCCTGGAACGCCAGCCTGCAACAAAGGATAAGGAAGAAAAGAAAGCCCTGCGCAAAAAGAAGAAGCAGGTCATGGAACTTGAAGGGTATCGTGACAAGCTGATAGAATACGACAATCACCTTGATACCCTTGGAGAACGTAACTCCTATTCCAAGACCGATCCTGGTGCCACATTCATGCGCATGAAAGAAGATGCCATGAAGAACGGGCAGACCAAACCCGGATATAATCTGCAAATAGGTACTGAAAACCAATTCATCACAGACTTCCGTCTGTTTCCCAACCCTACCGATACACTGACCCTCATACCTTTTTTCCACTCTTTCCAGTACCGCTATAACCGTTTACCGAATATCTGTGTGGCAGACTCCGGTTACGGTTCGGAAGAAAATTACCGGTTCATGCAGGAGAATGGGATAGAAGCCTTCATCAAGTACAATTACTTCCATAAAGAACAGCGTCCTCGTTATACTCCCAACCCGTTCCATGCCGAAAGTCTCCATTACAATGCCCAAGAGGATTATTACGTTTGTCCTATGGGACAGCACATGAACCGTATAGGAACCAAACGTGACAAGACAGCGAGCGGATACATCATCGAAAGTGCCCGGTATAAAGCAAAAAGATGCGAAGGTTGCCCTTTGCGTGGCAGTTGTTTTAAAGCTCGGGGGAACCGTATTATAGAAGTCAACCACCGATTAAATCAATACAAACGGCAGGCACGGGAAAGGTTGCTCTCAGAAGAAGGTATCAAGCATAGAGGCAGGAGGTGTATAGAACCAGAGGCTGTGTTTGGACAAATGAAATACAACATGGCATACAGAAGATTCCGGCATGTGGGAGAAGACAAGGTTACAATGGACTTTGCTTTCTTTGCTATAGCCTTTAATATCAAAAAAATGTGTGCTAAACTGATAAAAGAAGGAAAGGGGCTCATTACAGTTGCCAAATATATGTTTATGGGACTATTTATAACCCGATATAATTGGAATATAGCAACTTGTTGCCAAATGCATGAGGAAAAAGCAGCATAGCCAAAAGAAAATATAGCAGAACTGTAAAATATAAAAGAGGTTGTGCCAACGTTTTGACACAACCTCATTCGGTTCTTCCATATATGGAAATATATGTTTTGATAATGTGTTATTATGTCTTGATTTTTATATAACTCATATTGCTTTTTTCTTTTTCTGTTCCTCAAAGATACAAAATAAAAAGAGGAAAGTCAATAGCTAATCTTATTTTAATGGAAGTATAAGCAGAAAACGTGCGCCATTGGTGTAGCTCTTGTCTACTTTGACTTCTCCATGTAATCGTTCGGCTATGGTGCGGCATATATTCAGTCCCAGTCCTGATCCCTGTTTGAACTCATCCAACTTCTTGAAGCGTTCGAATACACTATCCATCTTGTCGGCAGG includes:
- a CDS encoding IS1182-like element ISBf3 family transposase, yielding MAKLHFRPYIPNQTVLFPQRIDENIAATDPVRIVNAVIDNLNLESFKKLYKETGRCPYHPKMMLKVIIYAYMNNIYSCRKIEKHLLRDIHYIWLAGNEHPDFITINRFRNRVKEEINNVFTQLVLVLADKGFISLDVEYIDGTKIESKANKYTFVWRKTVERNRTRLMDKIRILLEQVDEAIAQENSIKDTSVEFTPCRLSDIVDELKEALERQPATKDKEEKKALRKKKKQVMELEGYRDKLIEYDNHLDTLGERNSYSKTDPGATFMRMKEDAMKNGQTKPGYNLQIGTENQFITDFRLFPNPTDTLTLIPFFHSFQYRYNRLPNICVADSGYGSEENYRFMQENGIEAFIKYNYFHKEQRPRYTPNPFHAESLHYNAQEDYYVCPMGQHMNRIGTKRDKTASGYIIESARYKAKRCEGCPLRGSCFKARGNRIIEVNHRLNQYKRQARERLLSEEGIKHRGRRCIEPEAVFGQMKYNMAYRRFRHVGEDKVTMDFAFFAIAFNIKKMCAKLIKEGKGLITVAKYMFMGLFITRYNWNIATCCQMHEEKAA
- the tyrS gene encoding tyrosine--tRNA ligase; its protein translation is MNFVEELRWRGMLQDIMPGTEELLSKEQVTAYLGIDPTADSLHIGHLCGVMILRHFQRCGHKPLALIGGATGMIGDPSGKSAERNLLDEETLRHNQACIKNQLAKFLDFESDVPNRAELVNNYDWMKDFTFLDFVREVGKHITVNYMMAKDSVKRRLNGEARDGLSFTEFTYQLLQGYDFLHLYETKGCKLQMGGSDQWGNITTGAELIRRTNGGEVFALTCPLITKADGGKFGKTESGNIWLDPRYTSPYKFYQFWLNVSDSDAERYIKIFTSIEKEEIEALIAEHQKAPHLRLLQKRLAKEVTVMVHSEDDYNAAVDASNILFGNATSEALRKLDEDTLLAVFEGVPQFEISRDVLAEGVKAVDLFVDNAAVFASKGEMRKLVQGGGVSLNKEKLAAFDQVVTTADLLDEKYLLVQRGKKNYYLLIAK
- a CDS encoding TatD family hydrolase codes for the protein MKKNVTDILDIHTHKQEIDTQGKSIINYPLLADPPLYMPLAENVEVAVGRGSYYSIGIHPWEVRESNVSQQLSFLQQQLQRKQFVAVGEAGLDKLAKAPMELQLAVFKEQVKLSEKLGLPLIIHCVKAMEELLGVKKESRPQQPWIWHGFRGKPEQAVQLLKKGFYLSFGEYYPDETMQIVPDERLFLETDDSLLDIEDILCQAARVRGVEVEALCEVIRRNIQNVFFKA